In the genome of Bremerella sp. P1, the window ATCAAAGACCGGGGTCATCCCCAGCACGTGCTTCAGATTGACGACCAGTTCGTGTTTCTTCTTCCAGATCGCGAATGGAAAGGAGTAAGCGAAACCATCGCCCGTCGCAATTTTGATGTTGGCTCCTCCAACGTCAACGCCCAGGACTGTCATACGCTCTCTACTTCCTCACTTAAAGGATCTCAAAATCGACTTTGCCACAGCCTAACCGGAGCTCGAACGGCTGACCGGAAGCCACGTCCAACATGGCTTGGGCCAGGTTATTCTTCAGCAACAGCCTTAAGCCTACGTACGAACTGGTGAGCCGCGGATTCAAGTCGACCGCGACGTCGTCCGTTCCCTCGGGACAAGGCCCCAAGATCATATCAAGCCCCACATAGCCCCGAAAAGGGGGCATCGCCCTAATTGCTTGCGCCGCAAGGCGATGCGCTCGTACGTTCAGCTCGGTCCGGATGGGCAAGCTACCTCCATGATATTTCAAATCTTTATCAAGTGACTGATACGCAGCCGGCAAAAGAAAGAATTCCGTACCATCGCCCAGCGCAGAGCAACTGACGGCTCGGCCAACAGCCTTTGGCTGTATGAGATATTTTTCGCTGTTGATTAAGGCCCCATTTATTTCGAATCCGGCATTCCAAGAAAGTACTCCCTCCGAGCCTGCCCCGTCCGAGGGCTTCGTGACCACCGGCAGGTCTAATAAATGCTCCCAGCTTGAACGCTCGCTGACTTGAAACGTGTCGATCGTGCGAACCGATGCGTCCCGCCACCGCTGGAAGCACGTCCATTTGCAAGCGGCCTGCTCAACGAAGTTCGCTTCGGGGCTGATCAGGAAAGCACCGTCATCTTCTGCCCACTGGGTCCGTGCGAGGTGTAGGCCATCGAATTCAGGTGCGATCACCAGCGTGGCCTGGGTCGATTTAACGGCATCGCGAAACGCCGCTCGCTCTCCCTCAATTCCTTCGACCGCGATTTGCTCAGCGGCGGCGACCGATAACGTCGGCAGACGAGAGTCACGCAGCACGGTTACCGACATGCCTTCGATGGCGGCGAAGTCTTCGACGACAGCGGCCAGCATGGCCGTGCCTTCTTTCAGCAGAGACCCACTCGGGGCGGGCGAACCGGGGACTGAATAGAGACCACCCCCGGTAATCAATTCATAAACAAAGACACTGCGAGGATAGGGGTCTTGCGACGCCATCACTAACGCTTCTTGCCCCCATCTAAGTTGTGCGAATCGACTTCAACCGGTGAAGCCGTTTAGAAGATACCCAGTTGATCGCGGGCGTCCTCGGTCATGCGATCAGGCGACCATGGCGGGTCCATGACGATCTTCACGTCGACGTCGCCAACTCCTTCCATCTGCGAAACGAACTGCTTCGCACCACCAATCAGCTGCGGGCCGGCCGGACACGCAGGGCTGGTCATGGTCATGTTAATCAAGACTTTCTTGTCTTCCGAGTCTTCGATATCCTCGAAGTTGACCTCGTAAACCAGGCCCAGATCGACGATGTTCACAAACAATTCCGGGTCGATCACGTTCTTGAGTTGTTCGCGGACAGTGTCTTCCGTTAGTGCCATCGGTGGGCTCCTTCTTAATCAACAAGGCGAACGTAGATATCGCCCGCTTCAATCTTCGCTTCGTGAACCTGGGTTGGCTGAGTCGCTGGCATCAGCGTTGCCTTACCGGTCCGAATGTCAAACTTGGCTCCGTGACGAGGGCACTCGATTTCGTAACCTTCCAAGTCCCCTTCGCCCAGCGGTCCGTCGTCGTGGGTGCAAACGTCATCCAAGCAGTATACCTGACCTCCGGCATGAATGACGATCACAAAACGATCGTCGACTTCAAAGACTTCTTTTCCAGGATCAGGAATCTCACTGAGGGCCGCGACACGCACAAAGTCGGACATTCGGGTTACTTACTTGCAGAGCAGGGTGTGGTTGGTTGTTTTCGAGTGATCGGCTGGAGCAGGCCGTTCTTTATTCGTATTCGCGAACACGGGTGGCGATCGCGTGGCCCAGGGCTTCACGAACCGATTCGAGCGTGATGCGGTCGAAGACCTGCTGAAAGAAGCCGGTCACGATCATTCGCATCGCTTCTTTGCGGGTATAACCGCGAGCCATGGCGTAGAAAATTTGCTCTTCGTCTACCTTGCCGGTCGTGGCACCGTGGGTGCAGCGAACGTCGTCCGCTTCGATTTCCAAACCAGGGATCGAGTCAGCACGGCTGTGCTCGGTCAGCAGCAGATTGTCGATACGCTGGTAGCCGTCAGTCTTCTGAGCACCCGGAGCGACCTTGATCATGCCTCGCCACACGGTGCGCGAGTGATCTTGCAAGGCCGCTTTGTAGAGGAAGTTGCTCGTGCAACTCGGGGCACGGTGATACTGCTGCGTGTGGTAGGAAAGATGCTGCTTCCCTTCGGTGAAGAGCACCCCGTTCACTTCGCAGTGAGCACCCGGCTTGTCGAGGGCAACATGCTGATTCACTTTCGACAGGCGGCTACCCAGGGCACCCAGCGTCCAGAACAAATTGCCGTCTTGGCCGACGCAACCTTTCTGCTGAGCGAAGTGCCAGACCTTCTCGCCCCAGTTCTGCAGGTTCACGAAGCGGAGGTTGGCTCGATCGCCCACGATCACTTCAATCGCACCACAGTGGAAGCCAGGCTGGTCGTCGTCCAGGCTGGCCGACTCGGTCAGCACGGTAGCCTGGGCACCTTCTTCCAGCACGATCAACGTGTGGGCCAGGTCGACCCCGTTGTCGCCGATCAGGTTCAAAACGTGCAGCGGCTGCTCGACCTGCACGTTGCGCGGGACGAACAGAAACGCACCGCCACTAAAGTAAGCGGCATGCAGTGCACTAAACTTGTCGAAGTTCGGATCGAACTCACCTTGGAAGAGATATTTCTTCACCAGGTCGCCATGCTCGGCCAGCACGGTGCGGAAGTCACCGAAGATGACACCCTTTGCTTTGAGTTCTTCGCTGATGGTGCTGACGGCCGTCTTGCCATTCAACGAAATCACCTGCCCGCCGATGTCGACTCCTTCGGCCAACAGGCCACTAGGAAGGGTCGCCGGATCGACTTCGGTGGTGAAGCAAGGCGGATTGAACTTCTTCAGGTTGAAGCCGCGGATGTCGGTTCGCATCCACTCTTCTTCCTTGCGGGTTGGCCAGTCCTTCTGCTCGAAGCTCTCGAAGGCGTCCTGGCGAAGATCGACAAGCCACTGTGGCTCGTTCAGCTGATTGACGTAATCGTTGAATGCTTCGGCATTCCAGTTTTCGACGGAGGTTGCAGCTGCCACGCTCATGATATCGCTAATGTTCGGGTCTTATCTGTCAAAGAAAAATGGCCAAGCACGCCAGCTCGATCGACGCTGCTTGGCCCAAATTTGGAGACGAAAAGTTCAGTCGACTAACCGACCGAACCTTCCATTTGCAGCTCGATCAAGCGGTTCAGTTCGACCGCGTATTCCATCGGCAGTTCCTTCACCAGCGGCTCGATGAAACCATTGACGATCATCGTGCTCGCTTCCGCTTCGGTCAGGCCGCGGCTCATCAGGTAGAAGAGTTGCTCTTCACCAATGCGCGAGACGCTCGCTTCGTGACCGATGGCGACATCGGGTTCCATGATTTCGATGTACGGATAGGTGTCGGTCTGGCTTTCGGGATCGAGGATTAATGCATCGCACACAACGCTGCACTTGGTGTTATGAGCACCTTCCTCGACGCGAACCAGTCCGCGATAGCTACCGCGACCGCCATCCTTCGAGATACTCTTAGAGATGATCTGTCCGGACGTGTTTGGAGCACAGTGAACCAGCTTCGCACCGGTATCCTGGTGCTGGTGCTTACCGGCGAATGCGATCGAAAGGATCTCGCCACGAGCACCTGGTTCCATCAGGTAAACAGCCGGGTACTTCATCGTCAGGTGACTACCCAGGTTACCGTCAACCCATTCCATGGTCGCGTCGGCGTATGCCAATGCTCGCTTGGTCACCAGGTTGTAGATATTGTTCGCCCAGTTCTGGATCGTGCTGTAACGGCAACGCGAACCCTTCTTGGCAATCACTTCCACCACGGCCGAGTGCAGACTTTCCGACGAGTACATCGGAGCGGTGCAACCTTCGACGTAGTGAATCTTCGCCCCTTCATCGACGATGATCAGCGTACGCTCGAACTGCCCCATGCTCTCTTCGTTGATACGGAAGTAGGTTTGCAGAGGGAATTCGATTTCGACGCCAGGAGGAACGTAGATGAACGAACCACCGGACCAAACGGCCGAGTTAAGGGCAGCGAACTTGTTGTCGTGCGGCGGAATGACCGTACCGAAGTACTCCTTCAGCAGCTCTGGGTGTTCCCGCAGGGCCGTGTCGGTATCGGTGAAGATAACACCCTTCTGGGCGAGGTCTTCCTGCAGCGAGCCATACACCACTTCGCTCTCGAACTGAGCTTTCACGCCAGCCAGGTATTGACGTTCGGCTTCGGGAATGCCCAGCTTTTCAAACGTTTCCTTGATCTCGGCCGGCACATCGTCCCACGTCTTGCCTTGCTTCTCGGTCGGCTTGAGGTAGTAGTAGATGTCCTGGAAGTCGAGATTGATGTCGCCGCCCCATTTGGGCATCGGCTTGGAGTTGAAGATCTCCAGCGAGTCCAAACGGAACTTCCGCATCCAATCCGGTTCTTCCTTGATGTCCGAGATCTGGTTAACGATCTCGGCATTCAATCCCTTCTTGGCCTTGAAGACACCCTTGCTGGTCGTGCGGAAATCGTACTTGTTGATTTCACCGATCGGGCTTTCTACGCCGGTGTCAGTAATATCGGTGGCCATAGTCTCTCCAAACTATTGAATATCGTCGAAGGCGATTGATGGGGTGCTTCGCGTGTTGTGCCTGGTCGCAGTTCAGGCGGCGAAGGCGAGTCGTTCGCCCAGTGACTAAATGATCCGTGATTAAACCGCTTGCTCTTCCTCTTCTTGCATCGCACGTTCCATGGCAGCCGCTTCCGGATATGCCTTGCGAACGCGATCGTAACCGCTGGAATGCAGTTCGTGAGCCAGTTCGACGCCGCCACTTTCGACGATACGTCCACCGAGCATCACGTGGGCATGCGAGGGTGGGTTGTGTTCGAGCAACTTGTCATGGTGAGTGATGATCAACAGGCCCATCTCTTCGCCACCGATCTGAGCGATACTCTGGCTGGCCAAACGCACGGCGTCGGCGTCCAGACCACTATCGGTCTCGTCCAGGATGGCGAACTTCGGCTGCAGCATGGCCAGCTGAAGGATTTCAGCCCGCTTCATTTCACCGCCCGAGAAGCCATCGTTGACGTAACGACGAGCGAACTCGGTGTCCATCTGAAGCTGGTTCATCTTCTCTTTGATTTCGCGACGGAACTCACGCATCGGGATGAGGTCTTCCCCTTCCTTACGCTCTGGATTCCGGACGTTGGTCGTCGCATGACGCAGGAAGTCCGCCAGGCGAACGCCAGGGATGGCGATCGGACGCTGGAAGGCCATGAACAAGCCAAGTCGGGCACGTTCGTCGGCTTCCAATTCAGTGACGTCGACATCGTTCAGCAGAATGCGACCTTCGGTCACTTCGTACTTGGGATGCCCCATAATGGCGAAACCGAGCGTGCTCTTACCGGAACCGTTCGGGCCCATCAGAGCATGCGTTTCACCACGCTTCAGTTCCAGGTTCACGCCATTGAGGATCGGTTTCTCTTCTACCGAAACGTGTAAATTCTCAATCTTCAATACGTCGGTCATTCGTGACTATTCGCTCTTTTCGAGTCTCAACGGAGGTAACGCCGGGGGAGGCGTCATGGAAGTTATTTACCAGTATGTTTTTGATGTTGGGTCAGCGGGTTTTCCGATCCTGCCGCTTCGACATAACCGGAATGGTGTGGCACGGGCAACTCGTCATCGACGCGAACCCCGTCCTTCTTATTAATGCGATGTCCGCGGATCTTATCCTGAATTCGCATCAACCCTTCCAACAGTGCCTCCGGCCGTGGAGGACATCCGGGAACGTAAACGTCCACGGGCACAACCAGGTCAACTCCTTTGACCACGTGATACCCATACTTGAAGTAAGGACCACCACCCACGGTGCAAGCGCCCATGGCAATGACGTACTTCGGATCGGGCATCATGTTGTATAGCCGCCGAACTCGGCTGGCCATTTTGTACGTGACGGTACCCGCCACAATCATCAAGTCTGCTTGGCGCGGGGAAGCTCGAAACGCTCCGGCACCGAAGCGGTCAATGTCGTAACGACTCGCCCCAACGGCCATCATTTCGATCGCACAACAAGCCAACCCAAACGTCATGGGCCAAATGCTTGCCTGTTGTCCCCAATTGATGGCCTGTTCGATGGTCGTCGTGATGACGTTCTCTTCGAAGCGACCTTCAATCCATGGCTTGGTCATGCTACACGCTTTCAGTTTCCGAGTTGATTTGCGTCAACTCGTAGGTGCAACAACCTTCGCCATCGAGCCGGCAATGGCTCAGCTTCATGTTCTGTCCCACCAACTCGGCGAACATCGCTTTCTCGAGGGCACACACCGCTCGATCCTGCTCGGCCAAATCGGGGTAAGGACAGGCCAGTACGTTAAGGACCGACTTGCCCTCGGTGTCTTCGTCGTATTCCAGCGGAATCTGGCGACCGATGAACAAAGCCATCAGGTCGTGAATCCGCTCGTGGGCGTCTTCGCCGTGAATCTGGCTGGCGTACATCCCGACCAGTCGCTTGGCGAGTCGCGAAATGAGCCCTTGCTTCACGTCGGGATCTTCGATGGAACGAATCTCGTCCCAGAGGGCCATCGCCAGGTCGGCGTAGTTGGCACCCGTTTTCCGCTCACCTTTGGTGGTCAGGCGATACTTGTGGGTCGGTCGGCCGCGGCCTGCTTTGGCAGCAATTCGTTCGACGTAACCTTGTCCCATCAAACGATTTAAGCGTTGACGAACAGCAGTCGCCGTGACTTCCATCGCGACGGCCATTTCGGCGGTGGTCAGCGACGGAGTCTTCCGCAATAGATCAAGCACGACCAAGTCGGTCGGGAAGACCTCGTTGGCCCAGCGTGTGTCATTTTGCGCGGAATTGATGCTCATTCGCTTAAAATCGCTCTCGGACGACTGGCAATCTGCTAGCCGTATCGCTAAGT includes:
- the sufC gene encoding Fe-S cluster assembly ATPase SufC; the encoded protein is MTDVLKIENLHVSVEEKPILNGVNLELKRGETHALMGPNGSGKSTLGFAIMGHPKYEVTEGRILLNDVDVTELEADERARLGLFMAFQRPIAIPGVRLADFLRHATTNVRNPERKEGEDLIPMREFRREIKEKMNQLQMDTEFARRYVNDGFSGGEMKRAEILQLAMLQPKFAILDETDSGLDADAVRLASQSIAQIGGEEMGLLIITHHDKLLEHNPPSHAHVMLGGRIVESGGVELAHELHSSGYDRVRKAYPEAAAMERAMQEEEEQAV
- the sufB gene encoding Fe-S cluster assembly protein SufB → MATDITDTGVESPIGEINKYDFRTTSKGVFKAKKGLNAEIVNQISDIKEEPDWMRKFRLDSLEIFNSKPMPKWGGDINLDFQDIYYYLKPTEKQGKTWDDVPAEIKETFEKLGIPEAERQYLAGVKAQFESEVVYGSLQEDLAQKGVIFTDTDTALREHPELLKEYFGTVIPPHDNKFAALNSAVWSGGSFIYVPPGVEIEFPLQTYFRINEESMGQFERTLIIVDEGAKIHYVEGCTAPMYSSESLHSAVVEVIAKKGSRCRYSTIQNWANNIYNLVTKRALAYADATMEWVDGNLGSHLTMKYPAVYLMEPGARGEILSIAFAGKHQHQDTGAKLVHCAPNTSGQIISKSISKDGGRGSYRGLVRVEEGAHNTKCSVVCDALILDPESQTDTYPYIEIMEPDVAIGHEASVSRIGEEQLFYLMSRGLTEAEASTMIVNGFIEPLVKELPMEYAVELNRLIELQMEGSVG
- the sufD gene encoding Fe-S cluster assembly protein SufD, encoding MSVAAATSVENWNAEAFNDYVNQLNEPQWLVDLRQDAFESFEQKDWPTRKEEEWMRTDIRGFNLKKFNPPCFTTEVDPATLPSGLLAEGVDIGGQVISLNGKTAVSTISEELKAKGVIFGDFRTVLAEHGDLVKKYLFQGEFDPNFDKFSALHAAYFSGGAFLFVPRNVQVEQPLHVLNLIGDNGVDLAHTLIVLEEGAQATVLTESASLDDDQPGFHCGAIEVIVGDRANLRFVNLQNWGEKVWHFAQQKGCVGQDGNLFWTLGALGSRLSKVNQHVALDKPGAHCEVNGVLFTEGKQHLSYHTQQYHRAPSCTSNFLYKAALQDHSRTVWRGMIKVAPGAQKTDGYQRIDNLLLTEHSRADSIPGLEIEADDVRCTHGATTGKVDEEQIFYAMARGYTRKEAMRMIVTGFFQQVFDRITLESVREALGHAIATRVREYE
- a CDS encoding helix-turn-helix transcriptional regulator; the encoded protein is MSINSAQNDTRWANEVFPTDLVVLDLLRKTPSLTTAEMAVAMEVTATAVRQRLNRLMGQGYVERIAAKAGRGRPTHKYRLTTKGERKTGANYADLAMALWDEIRSIEDPDVKQGLISRLAKRLVGMYASQIHGEDAHERIHDLMALFIGRQIPLEYDEDTEGKSVLNVLACPYPDLAEQDRAVCALEKAMFAELVGQNMKLSHCRLDGEGCCTYELTQINSETESV
- a CDS encoding non-heme iron oxygenase ferredoxin subunit; translated protein: MSDFVRVAALSEIPDPGKEVFEVDDRFVIVIHAGGQVYCLDDVCTHDDGPLGEGDLEGYEIECPRHGAKFDIRTGKATLMPATQPTQVHEAKIEAGDIYVRLVD
- a CDS encoding metal-sulfur cluster assembly factor — translated: MALTEDTVREQLKNVIDPELFVNIVDLGLVYEVNFEDIEDSEDKKVLINMTMTSPACPAGPQLIGGAKQFVSQMEGVGDVDVKIVMDPPWSPDRMTEDARDQLGIF
- a CDS encoding NADH-quinone oxidoreductase subunit B, which gives rise to MTKPWIEGRFEENVITTTIEQAINWGQQASIWPMTFGLACCAIEMMAVGASRYDIDRFGAGAFRASPRQADLMIVAGTVTYKMASRVRRLYNMMPDPKYVIAMGACTVGGGPYFKYGYHVVKGVDLVVPVDVYVPGCPPRPEALLEGLMRIQDKIRGHRINKKDGVRVDDELPVPHHSGYVEAAGSENPLTQHQKHTGK
- a CDS encoding ATP-grasp domain-containing protein, whose translation is MASQDPYPRSVFVYELITGGGLYSVPGSPAPSGSLLKEGTAMLAAVVEDFAAIEGMSVTVLRDSRLPTLSVAAAEQIAVEGIEGERAAFRDAVKSTQATLVIAPEFDGLHLARTQWAEDDGAFLISPEANFVEQAACKWTCFQRWRDASVRTIDTFQVSERSSWEHLLDLPVVTKPSDGAGSEGVLSWNAGFEINGALINSEKYLIQPKAVGRAVSCSALGDGTEFFLLPAAYQSLDKDLKYHGGSLPIRTELNVRAHRLAAQAIRAMPPFRGYVGLDMILGPCPEGTDDVAVDLNPRLTSSYVGLRLLLKNNLAQAMLDVASGQPFELRLGCGKVDFEIL